One window of the Syngnathoides biaculeatus isolate LvHL_M chromosome 11, ASM1980259v1, whole genome shotgun sequence genome contains the following:
- the kdm3b gene encoding lysine-specific demethylase 3B isoform X1, which translates to MGESLELIGKRLLLLLGDGGTANGSESEQRPRARDWLRGTVRAVSVIGLGVPEASGGEATTTTPAAGLTVFVEFENASQRCSWVQVYDEAVKALLVEDSIVWAARSPATVTSGSTTAWPALAFHSIVDRVGLGSVLPVQYFGSNSLEFLPDKKSIHRFEVDKDIKHPLLLEQPSVQTAISSWRSDFELQEILRKGSYTIQGRRVCVYQPELEECWAVGLVSQHDLISHIMEIMLDKNKEKQLVDPRVIHVMLEEEEVGKNGCRKTDSETHKGDNSRRRRTASEEEDMNLKRFKGAADLEADEQRCDDSNKNVTEGTDMWGGEAGERVSSTTRNGGTSVGSFPQCQMSSPANSSVQMDQSNATAMHYYTHVKENGRMLSTQGAADSTTSVSHTPVPPPLKPAPSPFSATAFPSLGQMPSLVPGAPVLKPSSSPLPVREESSKSFSKTAALVSPGPVTISWSSSDSSPSVALSGSGGFTSKAPSWGSQTEGTMTALGYRLPSTLPAATVFGEATSQTNGAPTGSATSKDTPRPFGFGFGRDKSDSQSQQDQNLFFQCMSKNSDSNPGLAGTQSQAKDTNYFAAVSETISKEPPSLFRSGTEGIKKPLQTKTPDIHPTGNGVLTNSSPAFPTMGSSPAGRGSATGGSTAASGLQNILKSCNNGTLTGAVAMPSSFNLSESHQNLFLQGSKDPANPFLAYGDKNMHTPFAGLSRVDSESDNKPNLFTMAETPKAILSSPFLAHSSAASPSSSTSPAPTSCQKAQNEGALIKDEKAVGEMPSSTSGSSVFGTGGPARPGSSVFLTTSPPKIDQLPASFDHNLTQKFALEERAQSTKRDSDLSSNSDLSDLSENEDGPDKGQGHGESSQSAKDGAMLQKAKIQGAAKSRPRNKPFKVGQSVLKDQSKVRRLKQSGESFLQDGSCINVAPHLHKCRECRLERYRKSRNTDDDSEEDDDPNVACRFFHFRRLAFTRKGILRVEGFLSPQQSDSMAMGLWLPAPAVQEGLDLDTSKYILANVGDQFCQLVMSEKEAMMMVEPHQKVAWKRAVRGVREMCDVCETTLFNIHWVCRKCGFGVCLDCYRLRRNRPRDDIEEGSVDGVFSWLKCAKGQPHEPENLMPTQIIPGTALYNIGDMVHLARGKWGIKANCPCASRHTKSLVRHSAPNGISQQTPPNSTGISGTTASAVGSTLKSESETSSMKTEIPQTTVSSGGGESVSSNTNIPTGTTSLSNLAQSSAKELRTSGECNSSALHWLADLATQKSKDDTKESGSLRAIMNRESRPPFGLDSLSALSRPSASSPKLFNSLLLGSSVTHSKPEGSSLRDLLNSGPGKLPQGHGESGVPFPSVFTSGSSDKLKSSLPNFLDHIIASVVETKKAEGRRTGPSEGSDVGVLGARKDGVLGLSVLEPHTSHSWLCDGRLLCLQDPSNSNNWKIFRECWKQGQPVLVSGIHKRLKSELWRPEAFSEEFGDQDVDLVNCRNCAIINDVKVRDFWDGFQIISKRLKDGEGNPMVLKLKDWPPGEDFRDMMPTRFDDLMDNLPLPEYTKRDGRLNLAARLPNFFVRPDLGPKMYNAYGLISTEDRKVGTTNLHLDVSDAVNVMVYVGIPLGEGDMEKEADINGRKEVMTTIEEGDVDEMTKRRVYTQNEKPGALWHIYAAKDAEKIRELLRKVGEEQGQENPLDHDPIHDQSWYLDQVLRRRLYEEYGVQGWAIVQFLGDAVFIPAGAPHQVHNLYSCIKVAEDFVSPEHVRHCFRLTQEFRHLSTTHTNHEDKLQVKNIIYHAVKDAVGTLKAHDPKLARP; encoded by the exons ATGGGGGAGTCTCTTGAATTGATTGGGAAACGTCTACTCTTGCTCCTCGGCGACGGAGGGACTGCCAACGGATCCGAGTCGGAACAGAGGCCGCGAGCCCGGGACTGGCTTCGAGGGACGGTGCGGGCGGTGAGCGTCATCGGCCTGGGCGTCCCGGAGGCTAGCGGAGGAGAGGCGACAACAACAACTCCTGCTGCGGGACTGACG GTGTTTGTGGAGTTTGAGAATGCTTCGCAGCGGTGTTCATGGGTGCAGGTGTACGATGAAGCCGTTAAGGCTCTGTTGGTGGAAGATTCAATCGTTTGGGCCGCTAGGAGTCCTGCTACTGTCACTTCTGGATCAACCACAGCCTGGCCCGCTCTG gcTTTTCATTCAATAGTGGACAGAGTGGGTTTAGGATCTGTGCTTCCGGTGCAGTATTTTGGAAGCAACAGTCTCGAGTTCCTACCTGACAAAAAGTCTATCCACCGGTTTGAG GTTGACAAAGACATCAAGCATCCACTGCTGTTGGAGCAACCCTCTGTGCAGACTGCCATCTCCAGCTGGCGAAGCGATTTTGAACTGCAAGAGATTCTCAGGAAGG gcTCATACACAATTCAAGGACGAAGAGTATGTGTGTATCAGCCAGAGCTTGAGGAATGCTGGGCCGTGGGACTTGTCTCGCAGCACGACTTGATCTCCCACATAATGGAGATTATGTTGGATAAG AATAAAGAAAAGCAGCTGGTGGACCCCCGCGTCATCCATGTCATGCTGGAGGAAGAAGAG GTTGGTAAGAATGGCTGCCGAAAGACGGACAGTGAAACACATAAGGGTGATAATAGTCGCAGACGCAGGACTGCCTCTGAGGAGGAGGACATGAACTTGAAGCGTTTTAAAGGAGCAGCGGATTTGGAAGCTGACGAGCAGAGATGTGACGATTCCAACAAAAACGTGACCGAAGGGACAGACATGTGGGGAGGAGAGGCTGGTGAAAGAGTCAGCAGCACAACCAGAAATGGCGGCACCTCGGTGGGAAGCTTTCCTCAGTGTCAAATGTCATCTCCTGCCAATTCATCCGTCCAGATGGATCAGTCAAATGCCACCGCAATGCATTATTATACCCATGTAAAAGAGAATGGTCGAATGCTCTCCACACAAGGTGCAGCAGATTCGACCACCTCAGTTTCTCATACCCCTGTCCCTCCTCCCCTCAAACCAGCACCATCTCCCTTCTCTGCTACTGCTTTCCCCTCTCTAGGCCAGATGCCAAGCCTGGTCCCCGGAGCCCCAGTCCTCAAACCTTCGTCATCTCCCCTACCAGTCAGAGAAGAGTCCTCCAAATCCTTTTCCAAAACTGCAGCTCTTGTTTCTCCTGGCCCTGTCACCatttcttggtcttcctctgacagCAGCCCAAGTGTAGCACTGTCTGGCTCTGGAGGCTTTACTTCCAAGGCTCCCTCTTGGGGAAGCCAGACTGAG GGAACTATGACTGCATTGGGTTATCGGCTACCATCAACTCTTCCTGCTGCCACTGTTTTTGGAGAGGCTACCTCACAGACCAATGGAGCTCCTACTGGTTCTGCAACTTCCAAGGACACTCCCAGACCCTTTGGATTTGGCTTTGGTAGAGATAAGAGTGACTCTCAATCCCAACAAGATCAAAACTtgtttttccagtgcatgtcaaAGAATTCAGACTCCAACCCGGGTCTAGCTGGTACACAAAGCCAGGCCAAGGATACTAATTACTTTGCTGCAGTCTCAGAAACCATCAGTAAAGAGCCCCCAAGCCTTTTCAGGTCTGGTACAGAAGGGATAAAAAAGCCGTTGCAGACCAAAACACCTGACATTCATCCAACAGGAAATGGTGTGCTGACTAACTCTTCACCAGCCTTTCCAACCATGGGTAGCTCTCCTGCTGGAAGGGGCTCTGCCACAGGTGGTTCCACAGCAGCATCTGGcctccaaaatattttaaagagtTGTAATAATGGTACATTGACAGGTGCTGTGGCGATGCCGTCTAGTTTTAATCTTTCAGAGAGCCATCAGAACCTTTTTCTTCAGGGCTCCAAAGATCCAGCGAATCCATTTTTGGCGTACGgggacaaaaacatgcatacaccGTTTGCTGGACTCTCCAGAGTTGACTCTGAATCTGACAACAAGCCCAATCTTTTCACTATGGCAGAGACACCTAAGGCCATCCTATCTTCACCTTTCTTAGCCCACTCATCTGCTGCTTCACCCAGCTCTTCAACCTCTCCAGCACCAACCTCATGTCAAAAAGCCCAGAATGAAGGTGCACtgataaaagatgaaaaggCAGTTGGGGAGATGCCATCATCCACTTCAGGGAGCTCTGTTTTTGGGACAGGTGGCCCTGCCAGGCCAGGCAGCtctgtttttttaacaactaGCCCTCCTAAAATAGATCAGCTGCCTGCGTCTTTTGACCATAACCTGACTCAGAAGTTTGCCTTGGAGGAAAGAGCACAGTCAACCAAACGTGACTCCGACTTAAGCAGTAACAGTGACCTGTCAGACCTGAGTGAAAATGAGGACGGGCCGGACAAAGGGCAAGGCCATGGAGAATCATCGCAGTCTGCAAAGGATGGAGCCATGCTGCAGAAAGCTAAAATCCAAGGCGCCGCTAAAAGCCGTCCACGTAATAAGCCTTTCAAAG TGGGCCAGTCTGTACTGAAAGACCAGAGTAAAGTGCGCCGTCTGAAGCAGTCTGGTGAGTCCTTCCTCCAGGATGGCTCGTGTATCAACGTGGCTCCTCACTTGCACAAGTGCCGCGAGTGTCGCCTGGAGCGCTACCGTAAATCTCGCAACACAGATGATGAtagtgaggaagatgatgaTCCAAATGTTGCTTGCCGTTTCTTCCACTTCCGAAG GTTGGCTTTCACACGTAAGGGTATATTGCGTGTTGAAGGTTTCCTAAGCCCTCAGCAGAGCGACTCGATGGCCATGGGTCTTTGGCTACCTGCACCTGCTGTGCAAGAGGGGCTTGACCTCGATACGTCCAAGTATATCCTGGCCAATGTGGGTGACCAGTTCTGCCAGCTGGTCATGTCCGAAAAGGAGGCCATGATGATGGTGGAACCTCACC AGAAAGTAGCATGGAAACGTGCTGTGCGGGGGGTGAGGGAAATGTGTGACGTGTGTGAGACCACTTTGTTCAACATCCACTGGGTGTGCCGCAAGTGTGGGTTCGGTGTGTGTCTGGACTGCTATCGACTTCGCAGGAACAGACCAAGAGATG ACATAGAAGAAGGTTCAGTGGATGGAGTTTTCTCTTGGCTGAAATGTGCTAAGGGCCAACCTCATGAGCCAGAGAACCTGATGCCGACACAGATTATCCCTGGGACAG cGCTTTACAACATAGGTGACATGGTGCACTTAGCAAGAGGAAAGTGGGGTATCAAAGCCAACTGCCCCTGTGCCAGTCGACATACTAAATCCCTAGTCCGCCATAGTGCCCCTAATGGGATTTCACAG CAGACACCACCAAACAGTACTGGTATTTCTGGAACTACAGCTTCTGCTGTTGGCTCAACTCTAAAGTCAGAAAGCGAAACATCATCTATGAAGACTGAAATTCCACAAACAACAGTATCATCCGGTGGCGGGGAAAGTGTGAGCAGTAACACAAACATCCCCACTGGTACAACATCCCTAAGTAATCTTGCACAGTCCTCCGCTAAGGAGTTGCGCACATCAGGAGAGTGCAACAGCTCTGCTCTCCACTGGCTGGCAGACTTAGCCACACAGAAATCCAAGGATGACACAAAAG AATCTGGTTCTCTTCGCGCCATAATGAATCGGGAAAGTCGGCCTCCTTTTGGTCTGGACTCACTCAGTGCCCTGTCAAGGCCTTCGGCTTCAAGTCCCAAGCTCTTTAACAGCCTTTTACTGGGCTCCAGCGTGACCCATTCCAAACCTGAAGGTTCTAGTCTCCGGGACTTGCTCAACTCTGGACCTGGGAAGCTTCCCCAAGGACATGGAGAGAGCGGGGTACCATTCCCATCCGTCTTTACCTCCGGAAGT AGTGACAAGCTAAAGAGCAGCCTTCCCAACTTCTTGGACCACATCATCGCATCAGTTGTGGAGACCAAGAAGGCAGAAGGCCGCCGTACCGGACCCTCTGAGGGAAGTGATGTTGGTGTCTTGGGAGCTCGTAAAGACGGCGTATTGGGCCTCAGTGTTTTGGAACCACACACCTCACACTCCTGGCTCTGTGATGGGAGACTCCTTTGCCTCCAGGATCCTAGCAATAGTAACAATTGGAAGATCTTTAGAGAGTGCTGGAAGCAGGGACAA CCTGTGTTGGTGTCAGGGATCCATAAACGACTGAAATCTGAGTTGTGGCGTCCTGAGGCCTTTAGTGAGGAGTTTGGGGACCAGGATGTAGACTTGGTCAATTGtagaaactgtgccatcattaATGATGTGAAGGTGCGAGACTTTTGGGACGGTTTCCAGATCATCTCCA AGCGACTGAAAGATGGTGAAGGTAACCCAATGGTATTGAAATTAAAGGACTGGCCTCCAGGAGAGGACTTTCGGGATATGATGCCCACACG gtttgatgatttgatggACAACCTTCCCTTGCCTGAGTACACTAAAAGAGATGGCCGGCTCAACCTTGCCGCCCGTCTACCTAACTTTTTTGTACGACCAGATTTAGGACCCAAGATGTACAACGCTTATG gACTGATCTCGACAGAAGACAGGAAGGTGGGCACCACTAACCTTCATCTTGATGTCTCAGATGCAGTCAATGTCATGGTTTACGTTGGAATACCTCTTGGAGAAGGAGACATGGAGAAAG AGGCAGATATCAATGGACGCAAAG AGGTCATGACTACTATTGAGGAAGGAGATGTGGATGAAATGACAAAAAGGAGAGTGTACACACAAAATGAGAAACCCGGAGCTCTCTGGCACATCTACGCTGCCAAGGATGCAGAGAAAATCAGAGAACTGCTGCGCAAG GTGGGAGAAGAGCAGGGTCAGGAGAACCCTCTCGACCATGACCCCATTCATGATCAGAGCTGGTACTTGGACCAGGTTCTCCGCCGCAGACTCTATGAAGAGTATGGTGTCCAGGGCTGGGCCATAGTTCAATTTTTAGGCGATGCTGTTTTTATCCCTGCTGGAGCGCCACACCAG GTACACAACTTGTACAGTTGTATCAAAGTGGCTGAGGACTTTGTGTCTCCAGAGCATGTGAGACACTGCTTCAGATTGACGCAGGAGTTCCGACACCTGTCTACCACTCACACAAACCATGAAGACAAGCTTCAG
- the kdm3b gene encoding lysine-specific demethylase 3B isoform X5 — translation MEIMLDKNKEKQLVDPRVIHVMLEEEEVGKNGCRKTDSETHKGDNSRRRRTASEEEDMNLKRFKGAADLEADEQRCDDSNKNVTEGTDMWGGEAGERVSSTTRNGGTSVGSFPQCQMSSPANSSVQMDQSNATAMHYYTHVKENGRMLSTQGAADSTTSVSHTPVPPPLKPAPSPFSATAFPSLGQMPSLVPGAPVLKPSSSPLPVREESSKSFSKTAALVSPGPVTISWSSSDSSPSVALSGSGGFTSKAPSWGSQTEGTMTALGYRLPSTLPAATVFGEATSQTNGAPTGSATSKDTPRPFGFGFGRDKSDSQSQQDQNLFFQCMSKNSDSNPGLAGTQSQAKDTNYFAAVSETISKEPPSLFRSGTEGIKKPLQTKTPDIHPTGNGVLTNSSPAFPTMGSSPAGRGSATGGSTAASGLQNILKSCNNGTLTGAVAMPSSFNLSESHQNLFLQGSKDPANPFLAYGDKNMHTPFAGLSRVDSESDNKPNLFTMAETPKAILSSPFLAHSSAASPSSSTSPAPTSCQKAQNEGALIKDEKAVGEMPSSTSGSSVFGTGGPARPGSSVFLTTSPPKIDQLPASFDHNLTQKFALEERAQSTKRDSDLSSNSDLSDLSENEDGPDKGQGHGESSQSAKDGAMLQKAKIQGAAKSRPRNKPFKVGQSVLKDQSKVRRLKQSGESFLQDGSCINVAPHLHKCRECRLERYRKSRNTDDDSEEDDDPNVACRFFHFRRLAFTRKGILRVEGFLSPQQSDSMAMGLWLPAPAVQEGLDLDTSKYILANVGDQFCQLVMSEKEAMMMVEPHQKVAWKRAVRGVREMCDVCETTLFNIHWVCRKCGFGVCLDCYRLRRNRPRDDIEEGSVDGVFSWLKCAKGQPHEPENLMPTQIIPGTALYNIGDMVHLARGKWGIKANCPCASRHTKSLVRHSAPNGISQQTPPNSTGISGTTASAVGSTLKSESETSSMKTEIPQTTVSSGGGESVSSNTNIPTGTTSLSNLAQSSAKELRTSGECNSSALHWLADLATQKSKDDTKESGSLRAIMNRESRPPFGLDSLSALSRPSASSPKLFNSLLLGSSVTHSKPEGSSLRDLLNSGPGKLPQGHGESGVPFPSVFTSGSSDKLKSSLPNFLDHIIASVVETKKAEGRRTGPSEGSDVGVLGARKDGVLGLSVLEPHTSHSWLCDGRLLCLQDPSNSNNWKIFRECWKQGQPVLVSGIHKRLKSELWRPEAFSEEFGDQDVDLVNCRNCAIINDVKVRDFWDGFQIISKRLKDGEGNPMVLKLKDWPPGEDFRDMMPTRFDDLMDNLPLPEYTKRDGRLNLAARLPNFFVRPDLGPKMYNAYGLISTEDRKVGTTNLHLDVSDAVNVMVYVGIPLGEGDMEKEADINGRKEVMTTIEEGDVDEMTKRRVYTQNEKPGALWHIYAAKDAEKIRELLRKVGEEQGQENPLDHDPIHDQSWYLDQVLRRRLYEEYGVQGWAIVQFLGDAVFIPAGAPHQVHNLYSCIKVAEDFVSPEHVRHCFRLTQEFRHLSTTHTNHEDKLQVKNIIYHAVKDAVGTLKAHDPKLARP, via the exons ATGGAGATTATGTTGGATAAG AATAAAGAAAAGCAGCTGGTGGACCCCCGCGTCATCCATGTCATGCTGGAGGAAGAAGAG GTTGGTAAGAATGGCTGCCGAAAGACGGACAGTGAAACACATAAGGGTGATAATAGTCGCAGACGCAGGACTGCCTCTGAGGAGGAGGACATGAACTTGAAGCGTTTTAAAGGAGCAGCGGATTTGGAAGCTGACGAGCAGAGATGTGACGATTCCAACAAAAACGTGACCGAAGGGACAGACATGTGGGGAGGAGAGGCTGGTGAAAGAGTCAGCAGCACAACCAGAAATGGCGGCACCTCGGTGGGAAGCTTTCCTCAGTGTCAAATGTCATCTCCTGCCAATTCATCCGTCCAGATGGATCAGTCAAATGCCACCGCAATGCATTATTATACCCATGTAAAAGAGAATGGTCGAATGCTCTCCACACAAGGTGCAGCAGATTCGACCACCTCAGTTTCTCATACCCCTGTCCCTCCTCCCCTCAAACCAGCACCATCTCCCTTCTCTGCTACTGCTTTCCCCTCTCTAGGCCAGATGCCAAGCCTGGTCCCCGGAGCCCCAGTCCTCAAACCTTCGTCATCTCCCCTACCAGTCAGAGAAGAGTCCTCCAAATCCTTTTCCAAAACTGCAGCTCTTGTTTCTCCTGGCCCTGTCACCatttcttggtcttcctctgacagCAGCCCAAGTGTAGCACTGTCTGGCTCTGGAGGCTTTACTTCCAAGGCTCCCTCTTGGGGAAGCCAGACTGAG GGAACTATGACTGCATTGGGTTATCGGCTACCATCAACTCTTCCTGCTGCCACTGTTTTTGGAGAGGCTACCTCACAGACCAATGGAGCTCCTACTGGTTCTGCAACTTCCAAGGACACTCCCAGACCCTTTGGATTTGGCTTTGGTAGAGATAAGAGTGACTCTCAATCCCAACAAGATCAAAACTtgtttttccagtgcatgtcaaAGAATTCAGACTCCAACCCGGGTCTAGCTGGTACACAAAGCCAGGCCAAGGATACTAATTACTTTGCTGCAGTCTCAGAAACCATCAGTAAAGAGCCCCCAAGCCTTTTCAGGTCTGGTACAGAAGGGATAAAAAAGCCGTTGCAGACCAAAACACCTGACATTCATCCAACAGGAAATGGTGTGCTGACTAACTCTTCACCAGCCTTTCCAACCATGGGTAGCTCTCCTGCTGGAAGGGGCTCTGCCACAGGTGGTTCCACAGCAGCATCTGGcctccaaaatattttaaagagtTGTAATAATGGTACATTGACAGGTGCTGTGGCGATGCCGTCTAGTTTTAATCTTTCAGAGAGCCATCAGAACCTTTTTCTTCAGGGCTCCAAAGATCCAGCGAATCCATTTTTGGCGTACGgggacaaaaacatgcatacaccGTTTGCTGGACTCTCCAGAGTTGACTCTGAATCTGACAACAAGCCCAATCTTTTCACTATGGCAGAGACACCTAAGGCCATCCTATCTTCACCTTTCTTAGCCCACTCATCTGCTGCTTCACCCAGCTCTTCAACCTCTCCAGCACCAACCTCATGTCAAAAAGCCCAGAATGAAGGTGCACtgataaaagatgaaaaggCAGTTGGGGAGATGCCATCATCCACTTCAGGGAGCTCTGTTTTTGGGACAGGTGGCCCTGCCAGGCCAGGCAGCtctgtttttttaacaactaGCCCTCCTAAAATAGATCAGCTGCCTGCGTCTTTTGACCATAACCTGACTCAGAAGTTTGCCTTGGAGGAAAGAGCACAGTCAACCAAACGTGACTCCGACTTAAGCAGTAACAGTGACCTGTCAGACCTGAGTGAAAATGAGGACGGGCCGGACAAAGGGCAAGGCCATGGAGAATCATCGCAGTCTGCAAAGGATGGAGCCATGCTGCAGAAAGCTAAAATCCAAGGCGCCGCTAAAAGCCGTCCACGTAATAAGCCTTTCAAAG TGGGCCAGTCTGTACTGAAAGACCAGAGTAAAGTGCGCCGTCTGAAGCAGTCTGGTGAGTCCTTCCTCCAGGATGGCTCGTGTATCAACGTGGCTCCTCACTTGCACAAGTGCCGCGAGTGTCGCCTGGAGCGCTACCGTAAATCTCGCAACACAGATGATGAtagtgaggaagatgatgaTCCAAATGTTGCTTGCCGTTTCTTCCACTTCCGAAG GTTGGCTTTCACACGTAAGGGTATATTGCGTGTTGAAGGTTTCCTAAGCCCTCAGCAGAGCGACTCGATGGCCATGGGTCTTTGGCTACCTGCACCTGCTGTGCAAGAGGGGCTTGACCTCGATACGTCCAAGTATATCCTGGCCAATGTGGGTGACCAGTTCTGCCAGCTGGTCATGTCCGAAAAGGAGGCCATGATGATGGTGGAACCTCACC AGAAAGTAGCATGGAAACGTGCTGTGCGGGGGGTGAGGGAAATGTGTGACGTGTGTGAGACCACTTTGTTCAACATCCACTGGGTGTGCCGCAAGTGTGGGTTCGGTGTGTGTCTGGACTGCTATCGACTTCGCAGGAACAGACCAAGAGATG ACATAGAAGAAGGTTCAGTGGATGGAGTTTTCTCTTGGCTGAAATGTGCTAAGGGCCAACCTCATGAGCCAGAGAACCTGATGCCGACACAGATTATCCCTGGGACAG cGCTTTACAACATAGGTGACATGGTGCACTTAGCAAGAGGAAAGTGGGGTATCAAAGCCAACTGCCCCTGTGCCAGTCGACATACTAAATCCCTAGTCCGCCATAGTGCCCCTAATGGGATTTCACAG CAGACACCACCAAACAGTACTGGTATTTCTGGAACTACAGCTTCTGCTGTTGGCTCAACTCTAAAGTCAGAAAGCGAAACATCATCTATGAAGACTGAAATTCCACAAACAACAGTATCATCCGGTGGCGGGGAAAGTGTGAGCAGTAACACAAACATCCCCACTGGTACAACATCCCTAAGTAATCTTGCACAGTCCTCCGCTAAGGAGTTGCGCACATCAGGAGAGTGCAACAGCTCTGCTCTCCACTGGCTGGCAGACTTAGCCACACAGAAATCCAAGGATGACACAAAAG AATCTGGTTCTCTTCGCGCCATAATGAATCGGGAAAGTCGGCCTCCTTTTGGTCTGGACTCACTCAGTGCCCTGTCAAGGCCTTCGGCTTCAAGTCCCAAGCTCTTTAACAGCCTTTTACTGGGCTCCAGCGTGACCCATTCCAAACCTGAAGGTTCTAGTCTCCGGGACTTGCTCAACTCTGGACCTGGGAAGCTTCCCCAAGGACATGGAGAGAGCGGGGTACCATTCCCATCCGTCTTTACCTCCGGAAGT AGTGACAAGCTAAAGAGCAGCCTTCCCAACTTCTTGGACCACATCATCGCATCAGTTGTGGAGACCAAGAAGGCAGAAGGCCGCCGTACCGGACCCTCTGAGGGAAGTGATGTTGGTGTCTTGGGAGCTCGTAAAGACGGCGTATTGGGCCTCAGTGTTTTGGAACCACACACCTCACACTCCTGGCTCTGTGATGGGAGACTCCTTTGCCTCCAGGATCCTAGCAATAGTAACAATTGGAAGATCTTTAGAGAGTGCTGGAAGCAGGGACAA CCTGTGTTGGTGTCAGGGATCCATAAACGACTGAAATCTGAGTTGTGGCGTCCTGAGGCCTTTAGTGAGGAGTTTGGGGACCAGGATGTAGACTTGGTCAATTGtagaaactgtgccatcattaATGATGTGAAGGTGCGAGACTTTTGGGACGGTTTCCAGATCATCTCCA AGCGACTGAAAGATGGTGAAGGTAACCCAATGGTATTGAAATTAAAGGACTGGCCTCCAGGAGAGGACTTTCGGGATATGATGCCCACACG gtttgatgatttgatggACAACCTTCCCTTGCCTGAGTACACTAAAAGAGATGGCCGGCTCAACCTTGCCGCCCGTCTACCTAACTTTTTTGTACGACCAGATTTAGGACCCAAGATGTACAACGCTTATG gACTGATCTCGACAGAAGACAGGAAGGTGGGCACCACTAACCTTCATCTTGATGTCTCAGATGCAGTCAATGTCATGGTTTACGTTGGAATACCTCTTGGAGAAGGAGACATGGAGAAAG AGGCAGATATCAATGGACGCAAAG AGGTCATGACTACTATTGAGGAAGGAGATGTGGATGAAATGACAAAAAGGAGAGTGTACACACAAAATGAGAAACCCGGAGCTCTCTGGCACATCTACGCTGCCAAGGATGCAGAGAAAATCAGAGAACTGCTGCGCAAG GTGGGAGAAGAGCAGGGTCAGGAGAACCCTCTCGACCATGACCCCATTCATGATCAGAGCTGGTACTTGGACCAGGTTCTCCGCCGCAGACTCTATGAAGAGTATGGTGTCCAGGGCTGGGCCATAGTTCAATTTTTAGGCGATGCTGTTTTTATCCCTGCTGGAGCGCCACACCAG GTACACAACTTGTACAGTTGTATCAAAGTGGCTGAGGACTTTGTGTCTCCAGAGCATGTGAGACACTGCTTCAGATTGACGCAGGAGTTCCGACACCTGTCTACCACTCACACAAACCATGAAGACAAGCTTCAG